The sequence GCCTTGTACGAACTTGAGGCTGGTGACCTTCCCCTCGGCATTCAACTTGGTGATGAAGCCATTGTTGTCTCGAGTGTCTGGTTCACCATTGATGTTGGAGATGAAATATTCGCTGCCGGATGGGTCGCCGACGAAGCTGTTGGGAGACGCCAAGCCAGTGATCTGGACCGCCTCACTAGGCAATGCAAGACCTAACGTCAGAGCTATGAACGAGACAAATCGGAAATAGAAATGAACAGGCAAAGGAGGGCTGTCCCCAATTGAACTGGAAGCCATCGTATCCAAGGGGTGAAGAGCCTGTCAAGGAAGGATGGGGCAGGGGAGAGGGGACGCACTGAAGTAGAGAGTCCTGATTCCTGACGGCTGGCGCGATAACTTGCGCAGGGTCGAGAAACGTTGACTTACCTAAAATTCCCCTGATAAGTTGCAGCATTTTTACTGGCTAAATTGCTAATGGGGAGGGGTATTGTGGCCGCAAAGCTGATCGACGGAAAAGCGCTTGCACAGCAGGTTCGTGACCGACTAGCACGGGAGTCGGCCGAACTGTTTGCTCAAAAATCGATTAAGCCTGGTCTGGCGACCATTTTGGTTGGTGATGATCCTGCCTCGCACGTCTATGTCCGAAACAAGCAAAAGGCCTGTGAGTTGGCAGGAATCTATGTTGACGATCACAAGCTTCCCGCCAGTACGACACAGGTCGAGCTGCTAACGCTCATTGAACAGAAGAACGTGGATCCAAAAATCCACGGAATCTTGGTTCAGCTCCCACTGCCGAAGCACATCGACAGCAAGGTCATCCTCGAGGCGGTCTCGCCACTCAAAGATGCGGACGGCTTTCATCCTTACAACTTTGGTCGTCTCGTTGAGGGGCATCCCGTATTTGAAGCCTGTACTCCTAAAGGCGTTATCAAGATGATTGAATCTGCAGGAGTGACGGTTGAAGGGAAGCGAGCGGTGGTGCTGGGCCGGAGTAATATTGTCGGGAAGCCGTTAGCTCTCATGCTTCTGCAGAGAAACGCCACGGTGACCATCTGCCATTCAAAGACGAAGGATCTCCCGGCCGTATGTCGAGAGGCGGACTTGCTTTTGGTAGCGATCGGAAAGGCGAAGTTTGTCACCGCTGATATGGTGCGCGAGGGTGCGGTTGTCATCGACGTGGGAATGAATAAAACGCCGGAGGGCAAATTATGCGGCGACGTGGATTTCGATGCCGTCAGTCAAAAAGCCGCTTGGATCAGCCCTGTGCCGGGAGGAGTGGGGCCGATGACGATCGCGATGTTGCTCGAAAATACCGTGGAGTCTGCTAAGAGGTCCGTCGGACTAGGATAAGGAGTCATCGATGAGCCGAGAGCCTCAGCGTCTGATCGACGTCCTCAATCGTGGGACGTTTGCCGTCACGGTCGAATACAATCCTCCTAAGGGGACGAATATTTCCTCTGTTCTGGACAGTGCCAAACAGCTGGTGGGACGGGTCCATGGCGTCAATGTCACCGACAATACCGCAGCCGTGGTCCGTGCCGGTTCCCTTCCCGTCTGTCGCCTGCTGTATGAGTTAGGGCATGATCCTGTGATGCAGTTGACCTGCCGCGACCGTAATCGGATCGCCATGCAATCCGATTTGATGGGCGCGCACATGCTCGGGATCAGAAATATCCTATGCCTCACCGGCGATTATCCGACAGTCGGTGATCATAAGGAGGCCAAGCCGGTCTACGATCTTGATTCTGTTCAAGTGATGCAACTGGTGCAGGGCTTGAACAACGGCAAGGATATGATGGGAAACAAGCTGGACGGGTCCACGGCATTCACGATCGGTGCAGCCGTCACACCGGAGGCCGATCTCGTCGGGCCGGTGTTGGCAAAGTTTGAAGTGAAGGTGAAAGCCGGCGCCCAGTTTTTCCAGACTCAAGCGGTCTATAACCCCGATGTCTTCGCCGGGTTTATGAAACAGGTACGGCCATTCAACGTGAAGGTGCTTGCCGGTATTCTTGTGCTCCGGAACCACAAGATGGCGGAATTCATGAATGCCAACATCCCCGGCATGTCGGTACCCAAAGAGATGATTGATGAGCTCAAAGCGGCAGGAGATCGAGCGGAAGATGTCGGAGTCGACATCGCTGTGCAATCCATCAAGGCGGTACGGCCCCATTGTGACGGCGTGCACATCATGGCCATCAAGGCTACGCATCGATTGGCGGAGATCATCACCAAGGCTGAAATAGGCTGATGACCATCCTCGAATTCCTACAGTACAAACAGGACCGGAAGAAGCTTGTCGTGGTGACGGCCTACGACGCGCTGTTTGCTCGCATCGTGGAGCAAGCAGGGATCCGGGTGATTTTGGTAGGGGATTCGCTGGGAGTCGTCGTGCAGGGTAAGCCCAATACGCTCTCCGTGACAATGGAGGATATGCTGTACCACACCAAATTGGTCGCCGGTGCGGTGCAGCGATCGCTGGTGATCGCTGACATGCCGTTTATGTCTTACCAGGCAAGTCCGGAAGATGCCGTGCGAAATGCGGGGCGCTTGCTACAGGCTGGAGCGGCTGCTGTGAAACTGGAAGGTGGTGCTGTGATGGCTGATCGAATCAAGGCCATGACGAGCATCGGGATACCTGTCATGGGCCATCTTGGCATGACGCCACAATCGGTTCATGTGCTAGGTGGTTACAAAGTTCAAGGCAAAGTCGACGACCAAGCCTTGAGGCTGCTAGAAGATGCGAAGGCCCTTGAGGCTGCTGGAGCCTTTGCATTGGTGCTGGAAGCGATACCTGTTGATTTGGCGAAAAAGATTACCCAAGCCGTTTCCATTGCGACCATCGGGATCGGTGCAGGACCACATTGCGATGGCCAGGTCCTTGTGATTTACGATCTGCTGGGACTCTTTGATACCTTCATCCCGAAATTTGTGAAGACCTATGCCCATCTGAAAGCCGATACCCTGCAAGCTCTGGGTCGGTATAAGGAAGACGTCGAGCAGGGAAAGTTTCCGTCGGATTCGGAATCCTATCACTAGTCGATCGTTCGCCCTCACGCTCGTCGGCAGCAGACAGCCTTGTCTGATCCCCTGTGACTTCGTCAGTACGATTGCCCGTGGCGATTGAGCATGGGTACGAAAGTGTTTATTAGGTAAGCATAATGTTAGGAGTAGCGAAGCAGCTACGTATGCACGCTGCGATTAACAGCACGTCGTCGTGAATGGTGTAGATCAGGCTATAAGGAAATTACCGCAACGTCGCCCGCCGGGCGTTGCCGACACGAGAGGATAGCGCGTGGGATGGCGCTGCACCTGCCCGATGACTGCGTCGAGCACCCAGAAACTCCGCCCAGGATTCTAGTGTAGTGGGTCATAAGTAGCTTGACTTATTGTCTCGCGTGAGTATCCTCTGTTCCCCAAGGAGGATCGGCCCATGCGCATCGCCCCCGCCGTTCATCTGAGTGACCCTGAACGCCAGCAACTCGAGCAGTGGGCGCATGGGCGACGAACGCCTGCGCGACTGGTGCTCCGCGCCAAGATTCTGTTGTTGGCGGCCGCGGGCCACGACAATCACCAGATTGCCGCTGCCGTAGCCACAAGCCGGCAAACCGTGGGGCTCTGGCGGCAGCGCTTCGTGACCCAGCGCGTGCTCGGTCTTGCCCAGGATGCCCCTCGCGGAGGGCGGCCCCCAAGGCACGCCGGACTCTGACCGCGCGCATCCTGAAGACGACGACGCACACGAAACCACCCGCCGCTACCCACTGGTCCACCCGCACCTTGGCGCGACACCTGCGGACGAATCCCACGTTCGTGCAACGGGTCTGGACTGCGCATGGGCTGCACCCCCATCGAGTCCGCGCCTTCAAGCTCAGTCAGGATCCGCACTTCCAGGAGAAATTGGAGGATGTGGTGGGGCTCTATCTCCATCCGCCCGCGCATGCGGTGGTTCTGGCTGTCGATGAGAAAAGCCAAATCCAAGCGCTCGATCGCACACAGCCTGGCCTCCCGCTGAAGAAAGGCCGGTGCGGGACGATGACCCATGACTACAAGCGCCACGGCACGACCACGCTCTTTGCCGCCCTCAACGTCGCGGAGGGCTCCTTGATCTCCACCTGCTTGCCCCGCCATCGGCACCAGGAATGGCTGCGGTTCCTACGGCTGATTGATCGGCAGATTCCTCAGGACAAGGCCCTGCATCTGATCGCCGACAACTATGCCACT is a genomic window of Candidatus Nitrospira kreftii containing:
- a CDS encoding bifunctional 5,10-methylene-tetrahydrofolate dehydrogenase and 5,10-methylene-tetrahydrofolate cyclohydrolase → MAAKLIDGKALAQQVRDRLARESAELFAQKSIKPGLATILVGDDPASHVYVRNKQKACELAGIYVDDHKLPASTTQVELLTLIEQKNVDPKIHGILVQLPLPKHIDSKVILEAVSPLKDADGFHPYNFGRLVEGHPVFEACTPKGVIKMIESAGVTVEGKRAVVLGRSNIVGKPLALMLLQRNATVTICHSKTKDLPAVCREADLLLVAIGKAKFVTADMVREGAVVIDVGMNKTPEGKLCGDVDFDAVSQKAAWISPVPGGVGPMTIAMLLENTVESAKRSVGLG
- a CDS encoding Methylenetetrahydrofolate reductase yields the protein MSREPQRLIDVLNRGTFAVTVEYNPPKGTNISSVLDSAKQLVGRVHGVNVTDNTAAVVRAGSLPVCRLLYELGHDPVMQLTCRDRNRIAMQSDLMGAHMLGIRNILCLTGDYPTVGDHKEAKPVYDLDSVQVMQLVQGLNNGKDMMGNKLDGSTAFTIGAAVTPEADLVGPVLAKFEVKVKAGAQFFQTQAVYNPDVFAGFMKQVRPFNVKVLAGILVLRNHKMAEFMNANIPGMSVPKEMIDELKAAGDRAEDVGVDIAVQSIKAVRPHCDGVHIMAIKATHRLAEIITKAEIG
- a CDS encoding 3-methyl-2-oxobutanoate hydroxymethyltransferase, whose protein sequence is MTILEFLQYKQDRKKLVVVTAYDALFARIVEQAGIRVILVGDSLGVVVQGKPNTLSVTMEDMLYHTKLVAGAVQRSLVIADMPFMSYQASPEDAVRNAGRLLQAGAAAVKLEGGAVMADRIKAMTSIGIPVMGHLGMTPQSVHVLGGYKVQGKVDDQALRLLEDAKALEAAGAFALVLEAIPVDLAKKITQAVSIATIGIGAGPHCDGQVLVIYDLLGLFDTFIPKFVKTYAHLKADTLQALGRYKEDVEQGKFPSDSESYH
- a CDS encoding Endonuclease DDE, producing the protein MRIAPAVHLSDPERQQLEQWAHGRRTPARLVLRAKILLLAAAGHDNHQIAAAVATSRQTVGLWRQRFVTQRVLGLAQDAPRGGRPPRHAGL
- a CDS encoding Endonuclease DDE, whose amino-acid sequence is MQRVWTAHGLHPHRVRAFKLSQDPHFQEKLEDVVGLYLHPPAHAVVLAVDEKSQIQALDRTQPGLPLKKGRCGTMTHDYKRHGTTTLFAALNVAEGSLISTCLPRHRHQEWLRFLRLIDRQIPQDKALHLIADNYATHKHPTVQRWLTRHPRIHMHFTPTSSSWLNLVERVFGDLTAKQLRRGVFRSVPELIAAIDAYMTQRNAQPKPFVWTKSAQEILTKVNRAKIALDKTRTA